The sequence GCGCCGACGTCGGGGTGGACTACCGGCACGACACCGGGGCGTGGCTGACGTTCGCCGACGGCGTGACGGTGACCGCGAAGACCGGGTTCAGCTACGTCAGCGTGGCCAACGCCGCGGCGAACCGGGACGCCGAGGTGGGCGGGGCGGGCTTCGACACCGTACGCCAGCGGGCCAGGAAGCTCTGGACGGACGCGCTCGGCACGATCGACGCCGACGGCGGGAGCGCCGAGCAGCGCACCACGTTCTACACCGCGCTCTACCACGCCCTGCTGCACCCGAACGTGGGCGAGGACGCCGGCGGCGAGTACCTGGGCCACGACGGCCGGGTGCACCGGGTCGCGGCCGGCCGGCACTTCTACCGCAACATCAACTTCGCCGGCACCGGCTGGGACATGTACCGCAGCCAGGCACAGCTGATCGCGCTGACCTTCCCGCGGGTGGCCGACGACATCAACCGGTCGATCATGGCGCTGGTCGAGCAGACCGGCGGCTGGGCGCCCGGCGCCTCCCGGATGCAGGGCGACAACCTGCAGGTCGTCCTGGCCACCCTGGACGACATGGGCGCCACCGATTACGACCGGGCCGGCGCGCTGGCCTCGATGGTGGCCACCCAGCGGCTGCCGGTGACCGGCTCCCGGCGGACCGACGCGCACCAGTACGCGGCCACCGGCCTGATCGAGAACCGCAAGGGCGACTTCGCGACCTCCCGCGTGCTGGAGTACGCGATCGACGACTTCGCCATCGCGCAGCTGGCCGGCCGCCTCGGCGCCACCGCCGAGCACGACGCCTTCATGGCCCGCGCGCAGAGCTGGATGAACGTGTTCGACCCGGTCACCGGGCACATCCGGCCACGCGAGCGGACCGGCTTCGACCGCTCGTTCGACCTGCGGGTCCGCGACGACGCCGCCGGGCGCGGCCAGTTCAACCAGTCCACCGGCTACCAGTACGGCTGGCTGGTCCCGCACAACCTGGCCACGCTGATCGCCAAGCGCGGCGGGGTGGCGGCGGCGACCGCGCAGCTGGACACGCTGATGGCGCAGCTGGACGCGGGCGCGTACACGCAGACCGGCAACTACCTGTCGAACCAGCCGGCCTTCGGCACGCCGTGGGTCTACCACTGGCTGCGGGCGCCGGCGAAGACCACCGACGTGCTGTACCGGGCGGTCACCGAGATGTACGACACCAGCCCGTCCGGCCTGCCCGGCAACGACGACCAGGGCTCGCTCAGCGCCTGGTACGTCTTCGCCAACCTGGGCCTCTACCCGGCCGTCTACGGCACCGGCGACCTGGTGGTCGGCGGCCCGATGTTCCGCAAGATCGGGATTCGCCCGGCCGGCGGCGAGAAGATCAAGATCAAGGCGAACGGCGTCGCGGACGGCGCGCGGTACGTGACCGGGCTGCGGGTCAACGGCGAGCGGCAGACCGCCAGCTGGATCGACGCGTCGTTCCTGCGGGTCGGCGGCACGCTCGACTTCACCATGTCGGACACCCCCGGCACGTGGGGCACCGGCGCGGCGGACGTGCCACCGTCGTACACCGGAGGCGCCGACGCCCGCAACAACGCCGGAACCACCCGGGACGGCCGCGGCGACCTCGGCTCGATGGACCTCAGCGACTGGTCGCTGTCGCGCGCCGCGCTGGCCGCGGCCGGCGCCACGCCCGGCGCCGCGCTCCCCCTGCCCGGCACCGGCATCGTCTTCACCTGGCCGTCCGCCGCGCCCGGCACGCCGGACAACTGGATCCCCCACGGCCAGCGGATCGACCTGCCGAACCGGGCCGCCACCGCGGTCTCGTTCCTCGGTCTGGCCACCAACGGCCCGGCCACCGGCACCGCGACCGTCCAGTACACCGACGGCACCGCCCAGCGGGTGAACGTCACCTTCGGTGACTGGGCGGCGCTCGCGCCGGCCGGCAACGCCGAGGTGGTCGCGGTGCAGGGCCGCAACAACGCCAACGGTACGGCCGGGACCGGCACGTTCCGCGTCTTCGCCACCACCCCGCAGGCCCTCGACCCGGCCCGCACGGTGGACGCGGTCATCCTGCCGGAGGGCACCGACCGGGGGATCATGCACGTCTTCGACGTGGCCGTGTCCTGAGCGCTCCGCACGGGCCCGGCTGCTCCGTTCCGGGCACGGTCGCTGTCGTGACGCCGGGTGACCGTGGACGCGGTCCGGACCGCGCTCGCCGGGCGGGACCTGGCGTGCTGGTGCCCGCCGGGCCAGCCGTGCCACGCGCAGGTGCTGCTGGAGGTCGCCGCCGGTGAGGCCCTGCTCCCTTGAGGGAGCGGGGCCTCATGCGCTGGAAGGCGCCCGGTGGGGCGGAGACGACTACCGGGCGCTCCGTCCGGCCTGGCCGCTGTTGCGTGCCGCGCCTCGCTGTGCCCGTGGTGCGGCGCCGGTCTGCGCGGTCCGGCTGGAGGGGTTCTTCGCGGCGGCCGACCGCATCCGGGCCGCTGCCGCGGTGGTCATTGCCGTCGAGCGGCTCCTGCCGCTGCCGCTGTTTCTCCCTGACTTGGTCATATGTGCAGTGTCACGCCCGCCGGGCCGGGCGACGCGGAAACCGTAGTAGCTGAGCAGGAGGTGGCCGCGGTGGAGCAGGTAACGCAGGACGAGGTAGGTGGCCGGGGCTGCTTCGACGGCGTAGCCGAGGACCGCCGCCCGTCGACCACGGGACCACCGGCTGGAAACAGCAGTACGCACAGGGCCCGGCACCGTCACAGCGCCGAGGCCCGATGTGCGCAGCGACCGGATCGTGGGCTCTGGCTGGCTTGTGGTGGTAGCGGTCAGCTGGGCATGGGTGTCGGGGACCAACGTCCGGGAAGTCACGCTCAAGCGTGATCTTGGCTGGTGAGCGCGGGTGTGCCCCGTAAGAGTCCTGGGTGCAAACGCCGTTGCCGCGGATGTCGTACCCCACCGGCACAATGATCGGCATGAGTGACGACTGGACTGTGGAGCGCCATCTCGAGGACAAGCCCGCCGAGGTCGTCGCGCTCTACGACCGTTTCATCGCGATCGCGACACGCTGCGGGCCGTTCACGTACGCGGTGGCGAAGACCGCGATCACCCTCAAGGGCAGCCACCGAGGCTTCGCCGGTGCCGCCCCCGGCGCCACCAGGCTGGACGGATACTTCGATCTGCAACGCCAGGTGGACGGCCCGCAGATCCGGCGATCCTCGCCATACACCAGGAAACTGTTCGTGCACCATTTCCGCGTCACCCACCTCGACCAGCTCGACG is a genomic window of Actinoplanes teichomyceticus ATCC 31121 containing:
- a CDS encoding GH92 family glycosyl hydrolase; its protein translation is MTNLLSGRALLAGVLAPVLSVAALAAPAAAAAELSAYDAVDQFIGTEMDTTQNKSNDAYGNTYPGAAVPFGMVQPSPTTYRPGNPLVGEKGGYEYTATLIRGFGLTRHSGTGCTGRYGGYEFPTIPYAGALPGGVLPVNPSADVKRYHLAFRHENEVAQPGYYRVALDNGVSTELTASTRTAVSRYGFTGAATLILNVSGPNNRTFGSEVTVDPATRTVSGWMYGVDVCDNGNYYKAYFSTTYDQPFTSYGTWNDAEMTAGSTHALKSGADVGVDYRHDTGAWLTFADGVTVTAKTGFSYVSVANAAANRDAEVGGAGFDTVRQRARKLWTDALGTIDADGGSAEQRTTFYTALYHALLHPNVGEDAGGEYLGHDGRVHRVAAGRHFYRNINFAGTGWDMYRSQAQLIALTFPRVADDINRSIMALVEQTGGWAPGASRMQGDNLQVVLATLDDMGATDYDRAGALASMVATQRLPVTGSRRTDAHQYAATGLIENRKGDFATSRVLEYAIDDFAIAQLAGRLGATAEHDAFMARAQSWMNVFDPVTGHIRPRERTGFDRSFDLRVRDDAAGRGQFNQSTGYQYGWLVPHNLATLIAKRGGVAAATAQLDTLMAQLDAGAYTQTGNYLSNQPAFGTPWVYHWLRAPAKTTDVLYRAVTEMYDTSPSGLPGNDDQGSLSAWYVFANLGLYPAVYGTGDLVVGGPMFRKIGIRPAGGEKIKIKANGVADGARYVTGLRVNGERQTASWIDASFLRVGGTLDFTMSDTPGTWGTGAADVPPSYTGGADARNNAGTTRDGRGDLGSMDLSDWSLSRAALAAAGATPGAALPLPGTGIVFTWPSAAPGTPDNWIPHGQRIDLPNRAATAVSFLGLATNGPATGTATVQYTDGTAQRVNVTFGDWAALAPAGNAEVVAVQGRNNANGTAGTGTFRVFATTPQALDPARTVDAVILPEGTDRGIMHVFDVAVS
- a CDS encoding DUF4326 domain-containing protein; the encoded protein is MTVDAVRTALAGRDLACWCPPGQPCHAQVLLEVAAGEALLP
- a CDS encoding DUF5655 domain-containing protein, coding for MSDDWTVERHLEDKPAEVVALYDRFIAIATRCGPFTYAVAKTAITLKGSHRGFAGAAPGATRLDGYFDLQRQVDGPQIRRSSPYTRKLFVHHFRVTHLDQLDDDFAAWIAEAYEVGQGAHLNRPAAP